A window of Benincasa hispida cultivar B227 chromosome 9, ASM972705v1, whole genome shotgun sequence genomic DNA:
tttaattttaacacTCGATTTTGATAAATAATCCGGTGAGCACAGAGATTTTATTTAGATAGGATTAGTAATATATTGGAgaaaattaaaacatttgacATATACACATGGTGGACTAAAAAGGATTTATTTTTTCCTActtattttcttcaattcttTTTCAAATAAGTTTTACTTATTaccatttcttcatcttttaatatattttctgaaaattaatttcatttttctaaagaatatattaataacaactttattttgTAGGGAAAACGAGGTGGATCCATAGGAATAGTACCATATGGCCACATGTATGAACCACTAACAGACCATGAATTTGACAAACAAGCTGTGGAGAGAGCCTTGATTTTCAACTTTGCCtggtcagttttttttttttcttttttctttcatttcttttttctaattttctcctaacaaaattttaatatcacaaatactaaaatttattagaaaaataatgaaatatgttttaatttattaagTCGAAAatatgttgatttaaatatagttCGACAAACATGATACGTATTGccttttttacattttaaagttttattgtCTATCTCACAATCGTGAAACTTGAAATAAGTTGAAAATAATTAAGTTGGTTAATTTTAATGAATTAGACATTATACCCATTTGATGTTATGATTCTTGTGGTCCTTGTCTCATCCAGGAATATCATTTTGAAATTcacatcattattattttagtatttgctgatagaaaattaataatataaatttaaaggctaaatagtaaatatatttAATGGTCCCATCTATTTTGGGCTATTTGTATTTTCttgttttaataatatatttgaatgcAAGTCATAAGAtgttatttgataaataaaattcaacTCATTTACCAATAAAATCCAACCCATGAGAGTTTGTTTCTTCTAAATGGCATCTCATAAATGATATTCAATATTTGAATGGtgcatccattttttttttttttggaaaactctcatatataaaataaatgtaaatagaaatagtaaaaaaaaaaaatacagataGTCTCTGATATACTTCTATCAGTCTCTCTCAaacaagattaaaattttgttattttttttaatagtttctgttatttttctatttttgaacatctttttttgttaacaaattttaacaatttttttttgtgaaagataaatgtgaaaattttaagggattaaggaaaaaaaagtttaaatctcCATCTCATGTTACAAAAAGATAAGTAAATAGCTTTATGTGTAATGTATAAAACTcctatattattataatatttaaaaatttaaggattgATTTTTGTAGGTAAAATTCTTTCCCTTCATGCTTTGACgagaaattcaaatataatattggatcattttaatttcttattgTTTCTTGTTAATACCCCTCACGTGTAACTTTTGACATAATTACATTAtgattttttagaattaaaaacaaATCTCAAACAACCAATAGTGCtacttatataaaattttatttttgaatatcTACAGGGTGTATGATCCTTTAGTGTATGGAGATTATCCTAAGGAAATGCGAGAAATTTTAGGAAGTCAACTTCCAAGTTTCTCAGACTTTGAGAAAAGTATTATAAGAGGAAGCGTGGACTATATTTGTGTCAATCACTATACCACATTTTATACAAAAGATTGCCTTCATTCAGCATGCCCTAATGGTGGAGATCACCCTATAAAAGGATTTCTTGACACAATGGAATACCGCGATAGTGTTCCCATTGGAGATCCAGTATGCTCTCTTATCCCTCTTTAAAGTTTTacttctattttaattatttaatcaaaattttaagtaGTTCTATTTAATCCTTCATGTTTTAATAAGTTTCAAATTCATGTTATGaattatttgaagaaaaaactgattttttttttcttaacgaAATTTGAACAAGAGATAAATACTTGTttactaatatttgaatatgcaAATGAAAAGATTATCAATAAAGTAAGTACAATTAAATGATAATTGACACGTACTATATCCTTTGATATTAAACGATGAAATCTTCACTTTGTACTTGTATTAAAAAGTGACAAGATTACAATTTTATCTAACAGACAGGAGTAGATAAATTATTTGTTGTTCCAAGAGGCATGGAAAAAATCATTAACTATATCAAACAAAGATATCCCAACAGGCCCATCTTAGTCACTGAAAATGGTAAGCTAAGCTAAGTTAAAAGGCATGTTTATgactaaaattttcattttaattaactaaagtTAGTTCCAAAGCCTTaagatattgattttttttaaaggttatTCTATGCCACCGAGCGATGGTAACACAGTTGAAGACATACTAAATGACACAAAACGAATCAATTACCACAAGAATTACCTCGCTTCCGTGGCCAAAGCAATGAGGTAAAAAACACGTTTGGTCCATGAACTtcttttagtctctaaattatatttgttaacgatttagtttctatactttcaaatttataacaatatatttagtccttaaattttaataggtaacaatttagtctttgtttaattttaaatttgtaatattttagttctaatcATGAAAGATATCATctaaattaactttttttttattttgtaacaattttttctaattttttatttatgctttataaaaaaaatttaatctcttacatgatttttttttattaaatcctATAAAATTTTCCATGATAGGctaaattatttttagttaGTATCTATAGATTAAATTGTCACAAATTTAAGAGTACTAAGACTAAATTGCTATAAAGTAAAATTTAGGAATTAAACTGTCACTTACATTAAAGTTCAgaaattaaaagtatttttaaaccTAAATAGGCAATGCCTGTACCTTTTAATACAActcaattatatttttaatctagACTTTTAGCTATAAATTTATGTTaggatttttttgtttaataatttagaGTTATCAAGTTCATCCCATAGTATCACtttaagacaaaaaaaaaatgcctcTAATATGCCAACCATGAGCATATTTCTATGAGAATTGTATCAAATTTTTACTAAAAGAAATTCGATGGagattttataattatatttttagttaatttagAACAAAGTACtacaaattagaatttaatccaTACATTATGTTATAACTTGTAATGACATTTTATGACAGGAATGGCGCTGATGTGAGAGGGTATTTTATATGGTCCTTATTGGACAACTTTGAATGGACCGATGGGTACGCCGCAAGGTTTGGGCTTTTGTACGTGGACCTGCAGACACTTGAACGACGGCCCAAACTTTCGGCCCATTGGTTTACTTCTTTCCTTGGTGGTAATCCACAACAACTTACTACATCTTCGTCCATTATAAATAAAACTGCCTTTGATTCCCTTATGGATGATTAACACAGTGTATgcctttttaaattatatttgtttgtatacaaaatattgttatattataatACATTAAATACTTTCGGGTccgtttgataatatttttgttttctgtttCTTATCTATTAAGAAACTGATTTGTTTGGTAATCATTCAAGTTTcttgttctaaaattttaagaaacatATCTAAAAATGGGACAACAAGTTGAGAAACTGcgtttctattttatttaaatttgtttctaatatgtatttaaatttagatttgattAGTTGGTGAGCAAGCATGTTCAAAATACTTCTCAACTTCATCGtcccaaaaatttattttatttttctttcttccttttatatttctttttttttctatattttttttttatatttcttttgtaattctttctttcttttatttatatttattgtatttattattttttttatctatgtattaatttaattttgaattttaaatttcagatttatatattattttgatcaaatttaaaatcctatatttatatttttgaattttgaattttaaattttaaattttgaaatatgcatttttatatattatttgtcttaCATACGTAACCAATTATAATTTTAccatatataaattttgtttactaaGATATTCATTTaagttcattttaatattttcacaACCACAACATTTTTATACtaatataattgagttagatttgagtctatatcatttaaaatttaaaacaaatgcctttagtgagaaataatattataaatcaaattttagcaacatATAAATGATAGAAACAATTGTATTATTGTTATTACTTTTACATCGAGACTTATGTGTATTTGATAATGTAAAtatatcataattattttttatattttaatgtatgctatatatatttttattttatataattaaattatatttaaactataaaacaTGAAAAATTGTACGGGAAAAAATACATGGAAcgagaaacaaaaaaaagttatcaaacaagtttttgttcttgtttctttttttttcaagaaataagaaataaaaatagttatcaaacatattcatgtttcttgttctcaaaaaagataaaacaagaaataagaaaCAGGGAACACGAAATAAGAAACAGGAAATAGAAACATTATCAAATGGGCCTTTTGCTACTTgattctatatttataaattgatGACTTAAAATGATTtggaatttataaattttatttgcaCACCATACTAAATATTATACTTTTatttaaaggttgattccatATCATTTCATTTTAACTATGAAgtatatatgttaaaaaaaattaagattctcattttatttaaaagttttcATTTACTTTCTTTATATATctcaatttaatttgttttagtcCAAACTTCTGAGTgtcctttatttaaaaaaaattattatgagGGAGTTCGTGGAACACTTTTTAAACCTAACTCAATTGTTTGGGTTATAAGTTTTTTCAATccaaacaacttttattaaataatgaatctcaccttaaaatatttggattaaattagttttagttgtttacgtcatttttcaaaattttatttaaaaataaaataaaatgttaatatgcaactatttaattattttccaaTATTGAAATTAGATTTAGCaacataatttcaattttatattatgaAAAGTTGCTTTTCAAATAGgagaattcttataaataagaaaaaaacaataatatttacactttatagtaaaaataaattccagttttcctttttttaaaattaccaaAAATACCCTTCTTTCTCTtcgattttccttttcttaaattttcatttaccaCGCGCTTCCTCGTCGATGCTGTGATTTTCCTCCTTGCCATTCTCAAATTACAAATACCGTATTGATGTTCTTCCTCGCTTATTCTCCTTATTGACACCATGATTTTCCTCCTCGtcgattttccttttcttcaaatttgatttgtcACACTCGCTGAactttgttcttttttctttctcgtCGATCGCATTGATCTTCTTCCTCGTCGAATGTCGTGATCTTCTTCCTCGCCCATTCTCCTTCTCGACACCATGATCTTCTTCCTCGCCGATCTTCTTCATCGAAATTCTTCCTTGACCACggtacttttttttcttctatttttggTGTTTGTAAGTGTACGTTTCTTCATCTAATTCATTTATAGTActggtgggttttttttttatctgcattgcgtttatgtgataaatgtttgtggatgaattttttatgaatgttttGGGATAGGATTTTCgttttaaggctttctttaaattGTACAAAGTAAAACAATCGGATAGCTTtttttatgcgatcatgtagaatttactacatgatcgtgta
This region includes:
- the LOC120086125 gene encoding beta-glucosidase 18-like, with the protein product MGTKTKIFPFFSYFFLLFLFFSDESFGQNEEEIKRSDFPEHFFFGTATSSYQIEGAYLEDGRGLSNWDVFSHIPGKIKNNDNGDVADGHYHRFLEDIESMHSMGMNAYRFSISWTRILPKGRFGKVNRRGVAFYNKIIDHLLLKGIEPFVTIHHHDLPDELDKRYGSWMSSQMQEDFVYLARICFEEFGDRVKHWITINEPNVVTLMGYTVGFYPPARCSPPFGNCSTGNSDIEPLIVMHNMLLAHAKAVHLYRTHFEGKRGGSIGIVPYGHMYEPLTDHEFDKQAVERALIFNFAWVYDPLVYGDYPKEMREILGSQLPSFSDFEKSIIRGSVDYICVNHYTTFYTKDCLHSACPNGGDHPIKGFLDTMEYRDSVPIGDPTGVDKLFVVPRGMEKIINYIKQRYPNRPILVTENGYSMPPSDGNTVEDILNDTKRINYHKNYLASVAKAMRNGADVRGYFIWSLLDNFEWTDGYAARFGLLYVDLQTLERRPKLSAHWFTSFLGGNPQQLTTSSSIINKTAFDSLMDD